From one Desulfobaculum bizertense DSM 18034 genomic stretch:
- a CDS encoding site-2 protease family protein, which yields MFDVSEAVVRIAIMAVPFLLAVTCHELAHGLAAYWFGDPTARNAGRLTLNPLPHMDPLGTIVFLITSLTGGFVIGWAKPVPINPRYFRNIKKGILVVSAAGALMNFLLAGLMFAGFQLMLNNLPAPGSSAEFFFVPVLNILRYGVWINVILGFFNLLPIPPLDGSKILAELLPPKLAFKYLQLERYGFIIIVVLMMTGAFRLIFSPVFSVLAPLLYLI from the coding sequence ATGTTTGACGTATCTGAAGCCGTAGTACGTATTGCCATCATGGCAGTACCTTTTCTTCTTGCCGTGACCTGCCACGAGCTGGCTCACGGTCTGGCTGCGTACTGGTTTGGAGACCCAACCGCCCGGAATGCGGGGCGTCTGACGCTCAATCCGCTTCCACACATGGACCCGCTGGGGACGATCGTGTTTCTCATCACGTCGCTCACAGGGGGCTTTGTTATTGGCTGGGCAAAGCCAGTTCCCATCAATCCCCGCTATTTCCGCAACATCAAAAAGGGAATCCTTGTGGTGTCTGCGGCAGGGGCACTTATGAACTTCCTGCTTGCCGGACTCATGTTTGCGGGCTTTCAGCTTATGCTGAACAATTTGCCTGCACCGGGGAGTAGCGCGGAGTTTTTCTTTGTGCCTGTGCTGAATATTCTTCGGTATGGCGTGTGGATTAATGTGATCCTTGGCTTTTTTAATCTCCTGCCGATTCCGCCGCTGGATGGCAGCAAGATTTTGGCGGAACTGCTTCCGCCAAAGCTGGCGTTCAAGTACCTGCAACTGGAACGATACGGGTTCATCATTATAGTTGTCTTAATGATGACGGGCGCTTTCCGCCTGATCTTTAGTCCCGTATTCTCTGTTCTCGCACCGTTACTGTATCTGATTTAG
- a CDS encoding response regulator, whose translation MNKQKILVVDDEVHIRMLYQEELESDGYEVATSDGEEDIFSVLDRENPELVILDVKLGNNRSGLDVLQQIRSREQNLPVILCTAYDSFQHDLKSIAADYYVVKAVDLGELKSKVAAALESF comes from the coding sequence ATGAATAAGCAGAAGATTTTAGTCGTCGACGACGAAGTACATATTCGTATGCTCTATCAGGAAGAGTTGGAGAGTGACGGCTATGAAGTAGCGACGTCTGACGGCGAAGAAGATATTTTTTCTGTGCTGGACCGCGAAAATCCTGAGCTGGTGATCCTTGATGTAAAGCTTGGGAACAATCGCTCTGGTCTTGATGTATTGCAGCAGATTCGGAGCCGGGAGCAGAACTTACCGGTGATACTTTGCACGGCGTATGATAGCTTCCAGCATGACCTCAAGTCTATTGCTGCGGATTATTACGTGGTAAAGGCCGTCGATCTTGGTGAACTCAAGTCCAAGGTTGCTGCGGCATTAGAGAGCTTTTAG
- a CDS encoding ATP-binding protein has protein sequence MKCSRCGAPAQIALPNHHTGFCPECFNLFFSRQVEKAIRHFRMFSKSDKILVALSGGKDSLALFRELTQQGYDVTGLHIDLNIKNSSCHARAVVEKFCEDLGAPLRIVNVADEGLSIAHIKKAIRRPICSICGKVKRYFFNKVALDEGFNALCTGHNLDDEVGRLLSNTMRWDIAYLSDQGPALPAENGFAAKFRPLYRLTEYETAAYCFFNKIEHNTAICPYSSGASFPVRKELLNTLEHHSPGSKLAFYERFLKQAKPLFEAAEERLGDPISPCTSCGYPTTAGVCNICRLREQLAADLEAQK, from the coding sequence ATGAAATGTTCCCGCTGCGGAGCGCCTGCCCAAATCGCGCTCCCCAACCATCACACTGGTTTTTGCCCGGAATGCTTCAACCTCTTTTTCTCCCGTCAGGTCGAAAAAGCCATCCGGCATTTCCGCATGTTCAGCAAATCAGACAAGATCCTCGTTGCCCTCTCTGGCGGCAAGGACTCCCTTGCTCTCTTTCGCGAACTGACCCAGCAGGGCTACGACGTCACAGGTCTGCACATTGACCTGAACATCAAGAATTCATCCTGCCACGCCCGCGCCGTTGTCGAAAAGTTCTGTGAAGATCTGGGTGCCCCCCTGCGCATCGTCAATGTCGCAGATGAGGGTCTTTCCATTGCGCACATTAAAAAAGCCATCCGCCGCCCAATCTGTTCCATTTGCGGCAAGGTCAAGCGCTACTTCTTCAACAAAGTCGCCCTCGACGAAGGCTTCAACGCGCTGTGCACTGGTCACAACCTTGATGACGAAGTCGGCCGCCTTCTCTCCAACACCATGCGTTGGGACATTGCCTATCTCAGCGACCAGGGTCCCGCCCTGCCCGCAGAAAACGGCTTCGCTGCAAAGTTCCGTCCGCTCTACCGGCTGACAGAATACGAAACAGCCGCCTACTGTTTTTTCAACAAGATTGAGCACAATACGGCAATCTGTCCGTACAGCTCTGGCGCCAGCTTTCCGGTCCGCAAAGAGTTGCTCAACACCCTTGAGCATCACAGCCCCGGCTCCAAGCTCGCCTTCTATGAGCGCTTTCTCAAGCAGGCAAAGCCCCTCTTTGAGGCTGCCGAAGAGCGTCTTGGCGACCCCATCTCTCCCTGCACCTCCTGCGGCTACCCAACCACCGCCGGAGTCTGCAACATCTGTCGTCTACGCGAACAGCTCGCCGCAGACCTCGAAGCTCAAAAATAG
- a CDS encoding glycosyltransferase family 2 protein, which translates to MNPQQPLTPVSVVVPAYNTAASLSACVQSLLAQTHPNFEIILVDDGSTDETPDIIAKLAAAESRIIPVYAEHRGVAHAFNTGISRASHPYIARMDADDVCHPDRLSLQAQALDQRPEIGLVASCIEFGGDRELCAGYAHHVDWTNSVLSPQDIALSRFIDLPFANPAVMFRAALIELHGAARQGDFPEDYEMWLRWMDHGVQMLKLPQKLVVWNDPPTRLTRNDDRYAPTAFSRVKALYLSRWLNKRGISSVNIFGAGRFTRRQADLLLEHGISIESYIDIDPKKIGNIIAGRPVISPQQLPAPGERFVVSYVSNRGARELITQRLSNLGYQHGVNFIMAG; encoded by the coding sequence ATGAATCCACAGCAGCCCCTCACACCCGTTTCCGTCGTTGTCCCCGCCTACAACACCGCGGCCTCTCTTTCCGCCTGCGTGCAGAGCCTCCTCGCCCAGACGCATCCCAATTTTGAAATCATTCTCGTCGATGATGGCTCTACAGACGAAACTCCAGATATCATTGCCAAACTCGCCGCAGCAGAATCGCGCATTATCCCGGTCTACGCCGAACACAGAGGCGTTGCCCACGCCTTCAACACCGGAATTTCCCGCGCATCGCATCCCTACATCGCCCGCATGGACGCCGACGACGTTTGCCATCCAGACCGGCTTTCCCTTCAGGCTCAGGCCCTTGACCAGCGACCCGAAATAGGTCTCGTCGCCTCCTGCATTGAGTTTGGCGGTGATCGCGAGCTTTGTGCTGGCTATGCCCACCATGTCGACTGGACCAACTCTGTGCTCTCCCCTCAGGACATCGCGCTCAGTCGTTTCATTGACCTCCCCTTTGCCAATCCCGCCGTCATGTTTCGCGCCGCGCTCATTGAGCTTCACGGAGCCGCACGCCAAGGTGACTTTCCTGAGGATTACGAGATGTGGCTTCGCTGGATGGACCACGGCGTACAGATGCTTAAGCTCCCCCAGAAGCTCGTCGTCTGGAACGACCCGCCGACCCGCCTCACCCGCAACGACGACCGCTACGCCCCCACAGCATTTTCTCGCGTCAAAGCTCTCTATCTCTCGCGCTGGCTCAACAAGCGCGGCATCAGCTCTGTCAATATTTTCGGCGCAGGACGTTTCACCCGCAGGCAGGCGGACCTGCTTCTTGAGCACGGCATCAGCATTGAATCTTACATTGACATCGACCCTAAAAAAATTGGCAACATTATTGCCGGGCGCCCCGTCATCTCTCCGCAGCAGCTCCCCGCCCCCGGTGAGCGTTTTGTCGTCTCTTACGTCTCCAACCGCGGCGCTCGCGAGCTTATTACGCAGCGACTCTCCAATCTCGGCTATCAGCACGGAGTAAACTTCATCATGGCTGGATAA
- the murA gene encoding UDP-N-acetylglucosamine 1-carboxyvinyltransferase, translating to MEKLIIEGGRPLEGRICVSGSKNAALPILMASLAVDGPVTYTNVPRLRDIHTTLRLLEILGCTAYFDGDSVKVETCDLVPEAPYDLVKTMRASVLCLGPLLARLGEARVSLPGGCAIGSRPVDLHLRGLEQMGATFDLEAGYIHGRCERLHGAHIQFDFPTVGGTENLLMAAALAEGETILTNAAREPEVVDLANFLIACGAKISGHGTSIITVQGVEKLIGCDYRIMPDRIEAGTYMCAAAMTDGQLELTNCTLQDLEAVDAKLREMGVEIREAENSIFVSRGPDLHGADVVTLPYPGFPTDMQAQIMALMCVSRGSGMIKETIFENRFMHVQELRRMGANITLDGRTAVVRGIKQLTGAPVMASDLRASASLVLAGLAAAGKTEVLRIYHLDRGYEKIEEKLSAVGARIRRVKY from the coding sequence ATGGAGAAACTCATAATCGAGGGCGGACGTCCTCTCGAAGGTCGAATTTGCGTGAGCGGTTCCAAGAATGCAGCCTTGCCAATCCTTATGGCAAGCCTTGCTGTTGATGGTCCCGTGACCTACACAAACGTCCCACGGCTTCGCGATATTCACACTACCCTGAGACTTCTCGAAATTCTTGGCTGCACCGCCTACTTTGATGGCGACAGCGTTAAGGTCGAAACCTGTGACCTCGTTCCCGAAGCTCCCTATGACCTCGTGAAGACCATGCGCGCCTCGGTCTTGTGTCTCGGCCCTCTCCTTGCCCGACTCGGTGAGGCTCGTGTCTCCCTGCCTGGTGGCTGCGCTATCGGCTCCCGTCCTGTCGACCTGCATCTTCGCGGTCTGGAGCAGATGGGCGCAACGTTCGACCTTGAGGCTGGCTACATTCATGGCCGTTGTGAGCGGCTTCATGGTGCGCACATTCAGTTTGATTTCCCGACAGTCGGCGGCACAGAGAATCTTCTCATGGCTGCGGCCCTCGCCGAAGGGGAAACCATTCTTACCAATGCCGCGCGTGAGCCAGAAGTCGTTGACCTCGCCAACTTTCTCATTGCCTGCGGTGCTAAAATTTCCGGCCACGGAACCAGTATTATCACAGTTCAGGGTGTAGAGAAACTCATTGGCTGCGATTATCGCATTATGCCAGACCGAATTGAGGCCGGGACATACATGTGTGCCGCCGCAATGACTGACGGGCAGCTTGAGCTGACAAACTGCACTTTACAGGATCTTGAGGCTGTTGACGCCAAGCTTCGCGAGATGGGTGTCGAAATTCGTGAAGCTGAAAACAGCATTTTTGTCTCTCGTGGTCCCGATTTACATGGTGCCGACGTTGTGACGCTTCCTTATCCCGGCTTCCCCACTGACATGCAGGCTCAGATTATGGCCCTTATGTGTGTCTCTCGCGGATCCGGAATGATTAAGGAAACTATTTTTGAGAACAGGTTCATGCACGTTCAGGAATTACGGCGCATGGGTGCCAACATCACGCTCGATGGGCGCACGGCGGTCGTTCGCGGCATTAAGCAGCTGACCGGCGCCCCCGTCATGGCCTCTGACCTTCGCGCCAGCGCCTCCCTCGTCCTTGCCGGTCTCGCCGCCGCAGGGAAAACAGAGGTCCTTCGCATTTATCACCTCGATCGCGGGTATGAAAAAATAGAAGAAAAACTCTCCGCCGTCGGCGCTCGCATTCGCCGTGTGAAGTATTAA
- the selB gene encoding selenocysteine-specific translation elongation factor: MPVIMGTAGHIDHGKTTLVKALTGIDCDRLAEEKKRGITIELGFAYVDLPDGQRVSIVDVPGHERFVKNMVAGASGIDFVVLVIAADEGVMPQTREHLEICTLLGIEKGMVVLTKADSVDEEWMELVREDVSEFLAGSFLEDAPVLAVSSHTGQGLDELRAELQKLVNGLKGQSRSDLMRLPVDRVFSIKGHGTVVTGTLLSGSVSVGDDVELFPSGQMSKVRSVQSHEESVEKGLAGRRTAINLAGLEVADVQRGEVLGRPESLFPSLVWDVELKYLPSAGRELKHRKELHFHHGTRDVLARVSFPDRDKVLPGETVLCQVRFQEPMVGVYGDRVVLRSFSPLRTIAGGRIINPFGRKMKRFRDESTAQLQQLADGTSEDVIRTQLELSRAEGLSFAQLLTACGLEKKALEKVLSKLMSRSEIFLYDKESRSYISGREVERLCDAAEAAVRAYHEAEPMKQGIVRGELASGWGRRLAPKLFHFLSERLLRQKRLVAEAELLRLPQHKVSLASDQEKLKQLLVEAYASKGETPPNLKDVLEPLDLTFREAAPVFKLLLDAGELVKVKEEMYYHAPALAGIVDKVRAFITEHGAMSAADFKTLSGLSRKFAIPVLEYMDRERITMRVGDDRMLRAQR; encoded by the coding sequence ATGCCGGTGATTATGGGCACTGCGGGCCATATTGACCACGGAAAGACAACACTCGTTAAGGCACTGACAGGAATCGACTGCGACCGGCTTGCAGAGGAGAAGAAGCGCGGCATTACTATTGAACTTGGTTTTGCATACGTGGACCTCCCGGACGGGCAGCGGGTGAGCATTGTTGATGTCCCGGGGCACGAGCGCTTTGTGAAAAACATGGTGGCGGGTGCGAGTGGCATTGACTTTGTTGTGCTGGTGATTGCGGCTGATGAAGGCGTGATGCCCCAGACTCGAGAGCACCTTGAAATTTGTACACTTCTTGGCATCGAAAAAGGCATGGTTGTGCTGACCAAGGCCGATAGCGTTGACGAGGAGTGGATGGAACTTGTGCGCGAAGATGTCTCGGAGTTCCTTGCCGGGAGCTTCCTTGAAGACGCTCCTGTTCTTGCTGTGTCGTCACATACAGGGCAGGGACTGGATGAACTGCGCGCCGAGCTGCAAAAGCTGGTGAACGGCCTGAAAGGTCAGTCTCGCTCAGACCTGATGCGCCTGCCTGTGGACCGGGTATTTTCCATTAAGGGGCACGGCACTGTTGTGACGGGAACCCTGCTTTCTGGTTCAGTTTCTGTGGGTGATGATGTTGAGCTGTTCCCTTCGGGGCAGATGAGCAAAGTCCGAAGCGTGCAGTCGCATGAGGAAAGTGTGGAAAAGGGGCTTGCTGGACGCCGAACCGCGATTAACCTTGCCGGGCTTGAAGTTGCTGATGTGCAGCGGGGTGAAGTGCTGGGACGGCCGGAAAGCCTGTTCCCGAGCCTTGTCTGGGATGTTGAGCTGAAATATTTGCCTTCGGCAGGGCGCGAGCTGAAACACCGCAAGGAGTTGCATTTCCACCACGGTACCCGCGACGTGCTGGCTCGGGTGAGCTTCCCTGACCGCGACAAAGTGCTTCCCGGCGAAACTGTGCTGTGTCAGGTGCGCTTTCAGGAGCCAATGGTCGGCGTGTATGGCGATAGAGTCGTGCTGCGTTCGTTCTCTCCGCTGCGAACCATCGCGGGCGGCAGAATCATCAACCCCTTTGGCCGAAAGATGAAGCGCTTTCGGGATGAGAGCACAGCTCAGCTCCAGCAGCTTGCTGACGGGACGTCGGAAGATGTTATTCGTACCCAGCTTGAGCTGTCGCGTGCAGAGGGACTGAGCTTTGCCCAGCTTTTGACGGCGTGTGGACTGGAGAAAAAGGCTCTGGAAAAAGTGCTGTCGAAGCTTATGAGTCGTTCGGAAATATTTCTCTATGACAAGGAATCCCGAAGCTATATTTCTGGCCGGGAAGTGGAGCGCCTGTGTGACGCAGCAGAAGCTGCTGTCCGGGCCTATCATGAGGCCGAGCCAATGAAGCAGGGTATTGTACGCGGTGAGCTGGCCTCTGGCTGGGGGCGTCGCCTTGCGCCAAAGCTTTTTCATTTTCTTTCTGAGCGCCTGCTTCGGCAGAAGCGCCTTGTTGCTGAGGCTGAGCTTTTGCGCTTGCCGCAGCACAAAGTTTCGCTTGCGTCCGATCAGGAAAAGCTGAAGCAGCTTTTGGTTGAAGCATATGCGTCCAAGGGAGAGACTCCGCCGAACCTCAAGGATGTTTTGGAGCCTTTGGATTTGACGTTCCGGGAGGCTGCGCCTGTGTTCAAGCTGTTGCTTGATGCTGGCGAACTCGTGAAGGTTAAGGAAGAGATGTATTACCATGCGCCAGCCTTGGCCGGAATTGTGGACAAAGTTCGGGCGTTTATCACGGAGCATGGCGCGATGTCTGCTGCGGATTTTAAGACGCTGTCAGGGCTTTCGCGAAAGTTTGCGATCCCTGTGCTGGAGTACATGGACCGGGAGCGCATCACTATGCGCGTCGGTGACGATCGGATGCTTCGCGCTCAGCGATAG
- a CDS encoding YkgJ family cysteine cluster protein, whose protein sequence is MSGKDLIFLTRSELLDAIRIDFEQYMPQLHLYTELYTGVTGGAARIDPDPEDFGIWVVPEGGLETFVPADEAGELVYAAIVEAELSAEELRGVAEKVFWGNVELGDGPDGEGEGYWIETGMEKFVCRECGICCFTLDHHCSCTDADIERWREHGREDILAWVGDVEQDGELLKRRLWVNPKTGLPAETCPWIEERADGGFSCGIHYIKPDVCREYPGSIKHAALTGCVSYRELEREYRKKDLVYATEKDEGVNADESGGEEKLK, encoded by the coding sequence ATGAGTGGTAAGGACCTGATATTCTTGACGCGGAGTGAGTTGCTTGATGCGATACGGATAGATTTTGAACAGTATATGCCTCAGCTGCATCTGTATACAGAGCTGTATACGGGGGTGACGGGTGGTGCGGCGCGAATAGATCCTGATCCAGAGGATTTTGGAATATGGGTGGTGCCTGAGGGAGGTCTGGAGACCTTTGTACCTGCGGATGAAGCGGGCGAGCTGGTGTACGCGGCGATAGTCGAGGCAGAGCTGAGCGCGGAAGAGCTGCGTGGAGTTGCGGAGAAGGTTTTCTGGGGGAATGTTGAACTCGGGGATGGGCCAGATGGAGAGGGGGAAGGGTACTGGATAGAGACGGGAATGGAGAAATTTGTGTGCAGGGAGTGCGGAATCTGCTGCTTTACGCTGGACCATCACTGCTCGTGTACGGATGCGGATATTGAGCGCTGGCGAGAGCACGGCAGAGAAGATATTCTTGCCTGGGTTGGCGACGTGGAGCAGGACGGGGAGCTGCTGAAAAGGCGGCTGTGGGTGAATCCCAAAACGGGGCTACCTGCTGAGACATGCCCATGGATAGAGGAGCGGGCAGATGGTGGGTTCTCGTGTGGCATTCACTACATCAAACCCGACGTGTGCCGGGAATACCCGGGGAGCATAAAACATGCGGCGCTGACGGGCTGCGTGTCGTATCGAGAGCTGGAAAGGGAATACCGCAAAAAGGATCTCGTGTACGCAACGGAAAAAGATGAAGGGGTGAATGCGGACGAGAGCGGGGGCGAGGAAAAGCTGAAATAG
- a CDS encoding GntR family transcriptional regulator, whose translation MSKTQAEIARLEIERKLVFGELDISTLYSEKKLGTLLGLGRTPVREALQKLEHDNQLAIHPRKGIEFLDITPEQQVQMLEVRKQIEPVCLKFAILRGTVHQKAEMLKLGDKIVESTELQDEEGLLHCLQDIHALVNDATGNPYFHNTMGQVQSLSRRFWFANKEHADNMKGSLIHRNIMQAVAYGNESEALRNSGLLMEHLTEGAFRKLLRDDQDNA comes from the coding sequence ATGAGTAAAACACAAGCCGAAATTGCACGACTTGAAATCGAACGGAAGCTCGTTTTTGGTGAGCTTGATATTTCAACCCTCTATTCCGAGAAGAAGCTCGGTACGCTTCTCGGCCTTGGGCGCACCCCCGTGCGTGAGGCCCTGCAGAAGCTTGAGCATGACAATCAGCTCGCTATTCATCCACGAAAAGGGATTGAGTTTTTAGACATCACCCCAGAGCAGCAGGTACAGATGCTTGAAGTTCGCAAGCAGATTGAACCCGTTTGTCTGAAATTCGCCATCCTGCGCGGTACCGTCCATCAGAAAGCTGAGATGCTCAAGCTTGGCGACAAGATCGTCGAAAGCACCGAGCTGCAGGATGAGGAGGGCTTGCTGCACTGTTTGCAGGATATTCACGCTCTCGTGAATGACGCGACAGGCAATCCCTATTTTCACAACACGATGGGGCAGGTACAGAGTCTTTCCCGACGTTTTTGGTTTGCGAACAAGGAGCACGCCGACAACATGAAAGGAAGTCTCATTCACCGCAACATCATGCAGGCTGTTGCCTATGGCAATGAATCTGAGGCACTCCGGAATTCCGGGCTTCTTATGGAGCATCTCACCGAAGGAGCCTTCCGAAAACTCCTGCGTGACGATCAGGACAATGCCTAG
- a CDS encoding FAD-dependent oxidoreductase → MQGWNERALICEEGTVLREADVVVCGAGPAGVAAATVCARQGLDTLLVEKNGFCGGAAVAGLSGTICGLYLTQNDIHNATPKQIVFGFAEEFRTRLSKKHGLTEPQVYGNTHVVTFDPLIWREAADDMLEEAGVSCLYHTLVTGVVKEQGHYSAIRLESSAGHTLVKAKAFIDATGDAALAAQAGLPYTYGDNGAIQNPTMMFRLCDVDEEGFYGYFGSDTICPDDLTQKLQAAFKDGSYTTPRDRVWVFPTPQHSVFLMNCTQLAGQNGEMLNVIDPKDRTWGEISGRRAAREYHRFFKDNVPGFEQSQLIDMSPEVGVRQTRTISGESRLTNDHVAQCAKAKDGIARSSWPIELHAGEVSKLHWLIDDYYEVPYATLVPKETDNLIVAGRSLCAEHEALASARVTAQCFEYGHAAAVATALMLKQGLSYRDVDTDELRARMIDNGSAL, encoded by the coding sequence ATGCAAGGCTGGAATGAACGTGCACTGATATGCGAGGAAGGCACCGTCCTGCGCGAAGCAGACGTCGTCGTCTGTGGAGCAGGCCCTGCTGGTGTGGCAGCCGCAACAGTCTGCGCTCGTCAGGGACTGGACACCCTGCTTGTTGAAAAGAACGGTTTTTGCGGTGGCGCTGCTGTCGCAGGACTGAGTGGAACAATCTGTGGCCTCTACCTGACCCAGAACGACATCCACAACGCAACCCCCAAGCAGATCGTCTTTGGTTTTGCAGAGGAATTCAGAACCCGACTCAGCAAAAAACACGGGCTGACCGAACCTCAGGTTTACGGAAACACCCACGTGGTCACCTTTGATCCGCTCATCTGGCGCGAAGCCGCAGACGACATGCTCGAAGAAGCAGGCGTCTCCTGCCTCTACCACACGCTGGTGACGGGCGTCGTCAAAGAACAGGGCCACTACTCCGCCATTCGCCTTGAGTCTTCTGCTGGTCACACACTGGTCAAGGCCAAGGCATTCATTGACGCAACAGGTGATGCAGCTCTGGCCGCACAGGCTGGCCTGCCCTACACCTATGGCGACAATGGCGCCATCCAGAACCCAACAATGATGTTCCGGCTCTGCGATGTTGATGAAGAGGGCTTTTATGGGTATTTCGGTTCAGACACGATCTGCCCCGATGACCTTACCCAAAAGCTCCAGGCCGCCTTCAAGGACGGCAGTTACACAACCCCTCGCGACCGCGTATGGGTCTTCCCAACTCCACAGCATTCCGTTTTTCTGATGAACTGCACCCAGCTTGCTGGCCAGAACGGCGAAATGCTGAACGTCATTGACCCAAAAGACAGGACCTGGGGAGAAATCTCAGGCCGTCGCGCTGCCCGCGAATACCACCGCTTTTTTAAAGACAATGTGCCGGGATTTGAGCAGTCCCAGCTTATTGATATGTCACCGGAAGTCGGTGTGCGCCAAACCAGAACTATCTCTGGGGAAAGCCGCCTGACAAACGATCATGTTGCACAGTGTGCAAAAGCCAAAGACGGCATTGCACGCTCTTCCTGGCCGATCGAACTGCATGCAGGAGAAGTCTCCAAGCTTCACTGGCTTATCGACGACTACTACGAAGTTCCATACGCAACGCTGGTTCCCAAAGAAACCGATAACCTGATTGTGGCTGGTCGCAGCCTTTGCGCAGAGCACGAAGCACTCGCCTCTGCCCGGGTTACCGCCCAGTGTTTTGAGTATGGACACGCCGCAGCAGTGGCTACAGCCCTCATGCTGAAACAGGGTCTCAGCTATCGTGATGTGGATACCGATGAGCTGCGCGCCCGCATGATCGACAACGGAAGTGCTCTCTAG
- a CDS encoding mandelate racemase/muconate lactonizing enzyme family protein: MKDCKISRVELYAMADPNAAPIPWADNQEPLLYTNNIVRLITEDGTEGVGASMSYTENDFDRCMIESLRTVVPGLIGKNPLMTEELYSWLMARCTWGGLPAKSPIDIAAWDIKGKKAGMPLYMLLGGAREKMLSYASTPMFDTVEEYFPYIDDAIEHGFTAIKLHCYCVFEKDLKLVHAVQERYQNSPVKFMLDTATFYTPAEAIRMAKLLDSYNWEWLEAPVSDYDYKTYQRLVRDTDLEITPHGNCLLTLQEVTYALGNEFWSDIRQDASVCGGITPLNKCFAIAEGHSKTLEIQSMGYTITQAANLHVALAHHNCKYFEQFYPYEDFEIACKTPIRTDKEGFVTVPEGDGLGVVMDWDAVKEASFATYTFE, translated from the coding sequence ATGAAGGATTGCAAAATCAGCAGAGTAGAACTCTATGCAATGGCTGACCCCAACGCTGCCCCCATCCCTTGGGCAGATAATCAGGAGCCACTGCTGTACACCAACAACATCGTCCGCCTCATCACCGAGGACGGAACTGAGGGTGTTGGTGCATCCATGAGCTACACCGAGAACGATTTCGATCGCTGCATGATCGAATCGCTCAGAACAGTTGTTCCCGGCCTGATTGGCAAAAATCCCCTCATGACCGAGGAGCTGTATTCCTGGCTGATGGCCCGCTGCACATGGGGTGGTCTGCCTGCAAAGTCCCCCATCGACATTGCTGCATGGGACATCAAGGGTAAAAAAGCTGGCATGCCTCTGTACATGCTGCTGGGCGGTGCTCGCGAAAAGATGCTGTCCTACGCTTCCACCCCGATGTTTGACACCGTGGAAGAATATTTTCCCTACATCGACGACGCCATTGAGCACGGCTTTACCGCCATCAAACTGCACTGCTACTGCGTATTCGAAAAAGACCTGAAGCTCGTTCACGCTGTTCAGGAGCGCTACCAGAATTCCCCGGTCAAGTTCATGCTCGACACGGCCACCTTCTACACTCCGGCCGAAGCCATCCGCATGGCAAAGCTGCTCGACAGCTACAACTGGGAATGGCTTGAAGCTCCCGTGTCTGACTACGATTACAAGACATACCAGCGTCTTGTTCGCGACACGGACCTCGAAATCACCCCTCACGGCAACTGCCTGCTGACACTCCAGGAAGTGACCTACGCGCTCGGCAATGAATTCTGGTCCGACATCCGCCAGGACGCCTCTGTCTGCGGCGGCATCACCCCGCTGAACAAGTGCTTTGCCATTGCCGAAGGCCACTCCAAGACCCTCGAAATCCAGAGCATGGGCTACACCATCACTCAGGCTGCCAACCTCCACGTTGCTCTCGCCCACCACAACTGCAAGTACTTCGAACAGTTCTACCCCTACGAAGACTTTGAAATTGCCTGCAAAACTCCCATCCGCACCGACAAGGAAGGCTTTGTCACTGTGCCCGAGGGAGATGGTCTGGGCGTTGTCATGGACTGGGATGCCGTCAAAGAAGCATCCTTTGCCACGTACACCTTTGAGTAA